In Treponema sp. OMZ 798, the following proteins share a genomic window:
- a CDS encoding PhoH family protein: protein MEDAYTIVLKDEQVLSALCGTNDRNLDFLEQYLGVPVVCRGNEVSVLSADDEVCKKFQHVVDRAVNSSEIKSGNSSEYIEFLISTITVSEQQDLSSGCIHIPRGIRSVYPKNPHQLEFIGSIRNNDISFGLGAAGTGKTYLAVACALQMLMSHQVRKIVFTRPVVEAGESLGFLPGDLVQKITPYLRPLYDSIELLMPFELIRQMEESNMVEVAPLAYMRGRTLHNAVVILDEAQNTTKEQMKMFLTRMGEGSKLIITGDPSQSDISSSKNSGLVHAANLLSKIRGIGIVRFSPEDVVRHSLVQKIIKAYDKE from the coding sequence TTGGAAGACGCATATACAATAGTGTTAAAAGATGAACAAGTGCTTTCCGCTCTTTGCGGTACCAATGACAGAAATTTAGATTTTCTTGAGCAATATCTTGGTGTTCCTGTCGTGTGCCGAGGGAATGAGGTAAGTGTTTTGAGCGCCGATGATGAGGTTTGTAAGAAATTTCAACATGTGGTTGATAGGGCTGTGAATTCATCGGAAATCAAATCCGGCAATTCATCGGAATATATCGAATTTCTTATATCTACCATAACTGTTTCCGAGCAACAGGACCTTTCCTCGGGCTGTATCCATATTCCAAGAGGAATACGCTCCGTATATCCTAAAAATCCTCATCAGCTTGAATTCATCGGTTCTATCCGTAATAACGATATAAGTTTCGGCCTTGGCGCTGCCGGTACCGGAAAAACCTACTTGGCCGTTGCCTGCGCCCTCCAAATGCTTATGTCGCACCAAGTACGTAAGATTGTTTTTACAAGACCTGTAGTAGAAGCCGGAGAGAGTTTAGGCTTTTTACCGGGCGACCTTGTTCAAAAGATTACTCCATATTTGAGACCTCTTTATGATTCTATAGAACTCTTAATGCCTTTTGAGCTTATACGCCAAATGGAGGAGTCCAATATGGTTGAGGTGGCTCCTTTGGCCTATATGAGGGGCAGAACCCTCCATAACGCCGTTGTAATTTTGGACGAAGCTCAAAATACTACCAAAGAGCAAATGAAGATGTTTTTGACGAGAATGGGTGAAGGTTCCAAGCTGATTATAACCGGAGACCCTTCACAATCCGATATTTCATCGTCAAAAAATTCCGGTCTGGTGCATGCGGCAAATCTTTTATCGAAAATTCGGGGTATCGGTATTGTACGGTTTTCGCCGGAAGATGTTGTACGGCATTCCCTTGTCCAAAAAATAATTAAAGCCTATGATAAAGAATAA